TCCCGGCATTAGATGTAATATTCATTCCTGCAATCATACTAATGTTTTCCCCTGCATTGAAAGTCATATTCTTTGGTGCGGTTACTGAAATATTTCCTTGCCCATCCATAAAATAAGTATTACCACTTGGATCAATAATATTTACACTTCCTTCAGCATCATTCATCAAAATGCGGATTCCGCTTCTGGTTTGAATGGATTTAAGATGATTATTGACTCCACCTCCTAAAGCAACATTTCCATGGAACATTCCACCCATGGCAAAAGGAAAATCTGGATTATGATATTCAAAACCTACCATTACTTGATCTCCAATTTCAGGGATTGCTACAAATCCTCTATTCTGACTTATTGCATCTGTTCCCCCTGCATCTGGACTCATCATCCTGATAAAGCTTGTTGTATCATTCAATTGCCAATCGAATTGTACTTGTATTCTTCCTTGGTTTAAAGGATCAACATTGGAGATAACAGTTGCTACTTGTGGCTCTGCTTTAGGTATTTCAAAATTAGGCTTAGGCATAAAACCTGTTCCTTCGGCAATTGCTTCAAAGCTTCCTGTGTAATATCCTCTTGCATCAACTTCGTGATTTACCTCAGTAATCATTAAAGTAGTAAAATGCGAGGTTTGATTGCTGTCTGGTTTTCTCATAGCTAAGTCAGCAACACAACCAATATATAGAAACGGAACTGTTGTTTCTCCTGAAACTGTAAAAACATCTACTGCCTTACTACCTCTTGCACTCTTTTGGGAATCATCTACATCACGAAACATATTGGCATTAATGGGAGTAGGGGTTAATGAACGAGTTTTAAAGATATTATCATTCAATTCATAAGCTTTGGAAGATAACTCACCTAAATGCTTAATATGATTGTCAACACCCAACATTTTTGTATGACTGCTACTATTGTAACCAAAATATTCAGGCTTTGTGTGAACCGCTTTGAGTTCAATGGTAACATCATTTACATTACTACCATCAATAAGTTTAATGGACTTTTCATTAGGTGGAAGTTTTCCAAAATGTAGGACTTCTCCATCATAATAAAATTGCTCTCCGTAAGCTTCTGCAATTCTGGCAAGGTAATTATAATGAGTTTCACAATACTGTGCGCTATAGTTGATGTAGCTATTATTTTGAGTATCTACCCTAAAATCAAAATCATTTGTACCCAATGCTTCTTTAATAATTCTGTCTGCAATAATGGATGTATTTACAGATTGATCTCCTCCAAAGCTTTGAGTGTGTGGAGCAGAGGCCATTAGAATTGTGGGACTGTAACCTTTGAGTACAATATTTCCCAAACTCATTTTTCCTTGCTGAATGCTACATTTGTAATAATTCCTACAAATGTTCTCTCTGGGTTTTCATGCTCTGGATCTTTATATTTAAAGGTTACGGTCAATCGTTTTCCCATGAATTGTCTTGCCTGTTCAAGATTATAGTTTTGGGTTTCAGCCAAAGAATCATGAGCCAGGATAAGTTCAAAGCTATGATGTGTTTTAGCACTCTGCTGTAAACGGAAATGTTTAAAATGGTTGATAGGTTTTCCGCCAGCTATAATATCAAGCTGAATGACACGATTGATACCTGAAATATGGTTTTCAGAAATCTTCTCTGAATTTGAGATTTTTTTTTTCATAAGATTATGTGTGTTTTATTATATCACCAAATATAGATAAAAACAGTGCCAAAGTAGATTATTTTGTAACTATTTAAAAAAGTGTAGTAAAACTACGATCAAGTATAAATATTAAAAGGAGGAAGCATAATTAATGGATAAGATTTAAAATTTATATGTTGTAGCTTTTATAACAATCTGCTTATACTGCTTTTATTTTTTTGTTAGAAAAACTTAATAATTGGCTCCTAAACTTTTTGAGAATGTAAATAGTAACTTAGAGAAGGGAAAATAATATGTGAGATTAGGATAGTAATTTACCCGGATTTACCAAAAAATTAATATTTTTGTTTCAGAAATAAACCCTATTTGTTAGGGTGTTAATATACATACTAAAAAGTCTTGTAAGTAGAAATCGGCAAAATTTCAAATAGTAAAACAAGACGGATTAATTGGTATGCCTCTAAAGGCGTATCCTATCCGTTGTTTTACTATGGCTTTGCCGAGCCACTACTTACAGCGTGATTTGGATGCGCTGTTTTCTTTTTATCTGATTACGGTTTTCCATAAAGATTTTTTTAGAATGGCTTTTATTTTTGAAAGTTAAAACTCAAGTTATATGGAAACACAACGACCTCAGCTAAAACAATGGTATAATAACAAAGTCCTACTTATTGTTCTTTTCTTTTTATTTCCTCCTTTAGGAATTTATGCAATGTTAAAACACAAAACCGATACTTGGAAAAAGGTATTGTACATCACTCCTTCTGCTATTGTTACTATTTTACTGACCATAGGAATAATAGGCTCTTTCTTTGTAGATAGTTATAAAAGTGGTCTTGATTATTATAATAAAAAAGATTTTGTAAAGGCGTATGATTTTTTTCAGATGGTAAAACAGGATGATAAAAATTACAATGATGCTATTGCAAAAATTTCTGAAATAAAACCTATTGTGGATAGTATCAACACTGCAAAAGGAAATGAAAAACTTGCAAAAAATCAAAGAAAAGAAGAAGAAAATATAGTTGGAAAACATGAGAAAGGGATTGTTGATGCTTCATTAGAATTTCCTGTAGATCAACAAAATTTCATTAAAGCAGTTGAGCAGGCATATAGCGATTATAAGGATGCTCCCAACGAATTAAAAAAATCGGCAATTAGAACTGAAAGAGGTAACCTCATCAAAAAAAAAGTTGATGGAAAAAGAAACTTTTCAGATTGGGTTGTAGTTGTAAAAGAAATGCATACTACAGGGAAAGGAAAGGCTTATTTTATTGTTAAAATTGATGGGACTAATATAGAAATGGGTACAGTAAACAACGAGCTTTCCAATATGTTTGAAAATTCTTTAATCGAACAATCAAACCCTATTTACAATCAGATTTCTGAATTAAAGAAAGGTGATGTAATTATAATTAGTGGTTCATTCTTTCCTTCGGATAAAAATGACTATATCCAAGAATTAAGTTTAACAGAAGAGGGGAGTATGAGAAAACCTGAATTTCTTATAAAGTTTACCAAGGTTCAAAAAAAGAATTAGAAAATTAATCAAGTATTTAGATGAAAACAAAAAAATATTTTTATAAGTTTTTTTTATTTAGCCTTCTTTTGATTTTTACTTCCATGTTCAGCCAAAAGAAGGAATATATTATCTTGGCCAAACCAAAAATAGTTTCGTATGAAAATGTTTCAATTAAATTTGAAAAGCATTATGATATGATTTTGGTTTCCTTGAATGCTGTAAAACCAAATACCTCTGTTATTTACCGGGGAGTTGTTAGCTCTACAAAAGGCTCATGGTTTCTAAATAGTTATTTTTCCAGTAGTGAGGGTTGGCATAAAGTAGAAAGTGTAGATAAAAGCTCTGGTTATTTAGACTATAACAATCAAGGAGTAATGGAATTTACTTTATCTGATATTGTAGATGTCTATAAGATTTATATTTTTTCCAGTGAGCTTCCGGATAAAGATATTGGTATATTTATTCAGGTTAATAAAGAATAATTCCAAAAAATATCAACTTTTAAATTAGCACAAAATTACAGTGAGGTATACTTCTAACCTAGTGGAGTTCTTCAAATGTGTCAATATTTTAATGGTGGGGGTGCTAATCCCTGCCTTATTTTTGTCTTAAAACCCTTATAATAAAGAAAAATCCCCTAAATTCTATAAATAGGAAAGTAGGGGAATAAATAGAAGCTTATTTTGATGGATTTTTAGTTTTACCCACCCTATCGTTTAATGCTACCAAATATATTTTCAATCTGTTCCTTGTTAAGGTAACTCATGTATTGCCTTAATTCTGATGCTCTTTTATCAGAAGGTAATTGATTGAGGTAGAATTTAGTTTTTGTAAATTCGCTCTTCAAGGATTCATAGATGAGGTTTCTTGTATTATTGCTTATCTCATCATTTCCTGTGCATAATAATTTAATAATAGGTTTTAACCTTACAAATCTTTCATCCGGGCTAACATAGTTAATACTCTTATGAAGCTGTTTAATATTGTCCTCGAATAGTTCTAATAGGTTTTCTTTTGCTTTAGTACTTAATTTATTTCGAGATCCAATTTTTCTCCCGCTGTTTCTTGAATTTTGTTTATCCATTTTATTAAATATTTATTTGTTGTTTTATAAAATACTTGCAATGCTTTTTGAAAAAGCGTTGCTTCTATTTTTGTTTCTATATCTTTTTATATAGAGTTCTATATATGTCCATCTTTTACTCAATATTGATGTAATTTTTACTCAAAATGAATGTAATTTTTACCCAATATAATCCATCTTTTACCCATTTTTTTTTACAATCCATGTTTTACTCACTTTCAATTTTGTATTTGGTTTTTAATTTCTCAAATTCTTCATATATGAAAGAGGGGATCTTATATTGAGTTCCACCTTGTTTTATTATGAATTCTCTATCAATTAAATCCTTCTTGTGTTTAGATAACATTGACTTTTTTATACCTAAGTAATAGCAAAAAGTTTCTTCATTAAAGAATCCATTGTTATTTTTGCTCTTCCGAAATAGAGAATACGTTAGGTATAATAGGAGGTATTTTTTTAGTCTGATTTTGTATGCTAACATAAATTCAAAATAAACAATTAGAAAGTGTCCAATTGGAGTAAATTTGTTTGCTGTATCTGCATTTAGTCTATATCTACCTTTCTCTTCTTCAATAATATGATTTTGTTCTATAAGGACTTTTAATTTTTTGTGTAAGGTCTTTCGTGTAATTATAGAATATAATTTCTCTTCTATTTTAGACATATTTATTTTTCCAATTTCATTTCCTTTTGAGATTTTCATTAAATAGTACAATAAAATGTATGATTCAAAATCTGCTAATTCCAGTTCTTTTATTACATCATAATAGATAATAATGAATTGAAATTGTGGGTATTTTTTATTATCTTTGTAGTGCATAATTCATTTTGTAAAGACTTCCTCAAATTCCCTAAAAGAGGAAGTCTTTTATTATTAAATGTTATTAAAAAGGTTCTTTTTCAGTATCTCAATGCTGAATTTTAGTTTGTTTTTTGGGATGCGATCTGGAAAATAGAAGAAGTGTAAAATTTGAGTATCATGATGGTAATAGACAATGATGAAATCTTTTTTTCCCTTTTCATTAAGGTTATTTCCAATGTAAAGATTAAAGTCAATAGGTATTAAACCGGTATGAAGAATTTTCTTCCTTTGTTTATCAAAACTCATTAACACATCCGTAACTCCAGCATCTATGAGACATTGGTCTTTAGGCGGTTCAAATTTTAAAAAATCGAATAGATAGAGACGATCACTAGTAATTTTATCAAAAATGCCCTTTCTTCCAGATTTGACATACTTGAAGTGTTGAAACTTAATCCTATTCACCATAATACTAAATTTTAGGATTAGAATTTTGTTTCAACATTGCAGTCTCTACATCTTCTTTTTTGTAGAGAACTCTTTTGCCTATTTTATGAGGAATAAGAGTTTGTGATCTTTGCCAGTTTGAAAGTGTAACTAGACTTACTTTTAATAATGCACTAGTCTCTTTTCTTGTTAAAAACTGGTCTTTAATTGCTCCTTGTTTGCTTTTGTTGGAAGGATTTTCTTGTAAAATCTCATAGATGTTTTTTTCTTCCAAAAGCTTTTTAAGCTCTGCTTTTATTGTTTCCGTAATTACAGACTTGAGTAATTCCTTACCTTCATCTGAAAGAAGCAAAGAAAACATTTTTTACTTCTTTTGTTAATATTTTATATTTTTCATGAAGCAAAGATATAGTGCTTTATTGTAATTTGCAAATATTAACCAGTGTAATGTTCAGTAAATCAGTATTTTAAGTGGGGATAAGTGGGTTGGGATAAGTATTTTAACTTATTGACTTATAGGTTTTTATAAAAAATGAAAAAAAATTAAATTTTCTTAAAAATTGGTAATGAATTTTTTAGTTCATCTTGTTGTTCCCAGTATTTAGCCACCTGCTCTATGTGCTCTTTTTGGGTGGTTTTAATATACTTCATAAATTGAGAGTGGCTCTTATGTCCTGTAATGGCCATTATAGTATTATCTGGTAACTTTCCATAATGATTGGTTGCAAAACTTCTCCTTGCTGTATGACTTGAGATTAGTTTGAATTTTGGATAATATCCCTTTTCTTTTCTATTTGTGTTAGGATTTTTAATATTTCCTAGAGTCATTTCATTAATTTCGGCTTCTTTGTTGACTTCTTTAATGTACTCATTAAATTTTTGTTCTGAAATAATATGGGGGAGCTGATTGTTTCTTTTTGTTAATATTTTTCTTACTTGTTGATGAATAGGTATTTCTATGACTGCTCCCGTCTTTTGAGTCTCAGAAATAACAATGGAATTTTTGTTAAACAAGAAACTATTGATTCTTTTTAAGTCGGAAATCCTTAAACCAGTCCAAACACCAATAATAAATAAGTCTCTAACATTATCTAATCTCTCATTTTTTGATAAATCTAAATTATAGATGAGGTCAATTTCTGAAACGCTTAAATAGGTATCTATTGGTTCATCTCTCCTAAATGTAAATTTTTTACTTTCTGCTTCGTGATTGGTTTCTAAGTTTTGTTCTTTGGCTTCTTTTATAAATCCTTTAATTGTAGAGATATTCTTTTCGATTAATGTGTTAGAATATTTTTTATCAGTTTTTAAATAAGATGTAAATTGTCTGTGAAATTCAAGGTTAATATCTGTAATTTTTAACCGAGTCTTCTTAACTTGTTCAAAATCTTCTATTTGATTTTTAATTGTATTATATTTTTGGATGGTTCGGGGAGATATTACTTTTCCTGTTTTGGTGTTTACCCTTTTTTCTGATTCTTTGGCAAAATTTTCGATAAATGGTGCAAAGAAAATTCTATGGTCTTCAATGCCTTCAGGTCTTTTGTATAAATTTTCAATGACTTTAGATAACCACTTTGAATTTATAATGTCTCCTTTGCTATAATCAATATTAAACCTCATCAAAATTTCCTTTTTCAAATTTTCTATTAAAGGATTAATGTGGTTTTTTATACTAATGTCTGTGTTAGGTTTAAACTTTTGCATCTTCTCACTCCAGTCATTGGGATTAATTAGAATATGAGATTGAGCATTACAATCAATATTTCTACCATGATAAAAACGGATATTAAGACTTGAGGGATTACCTTTTTTAATACAAGAAAATTTTATACTTGCCATATATGTACTATAATATAGCAAATTTAATAAAATCCCGACATAATCCCAATAATTTGCTTTGTTTTATTGTCTCTAAGTTTATTAATTTGTATTATTAAATCATTGTGATTGCTATTTATAGGATGTTTTAGAGAGTGATAAAGAAAAGTTAAGAGAAAGTTGATAAAGATAATGCTAGTCCCGTCTTCGCTACAAAAAACGACAATCATGTATAATGGTTGTCGTTTTCTTTTTTAGACAATTCTATTCATTCTTTAGAATAATATTCGTTGACTACTTTTCACTCTCCTTAGAAAATACCATCCGAAAGGTTCAGTTATATTTTAAATAGTAAATGTTAGTGTGGAAATACTCCAATTAAAGTTAATAGCGAATTGAAATTTGAAACAGGTATAGATTTTTGTATTCTTGCTTTCAGAAATAAGAGCATAAAAAACCGCTTCACAAATGATGAGAAACGGTTTTTTATTTTAGTATAAAATTTTATCAGGTCTGGTATCCTAATAGTTTTCTGATCTGATAGAAGAATCTTTCGATAAGTCTCAGGTCTTGGGTTACAATTTCTGCATTTCCTCTAAGCTCTTTATCAAATTTCAGATTTTTATTATAGCTTGTTTTTAATCCTTTTGGTAAAACGACATCTACATAGTAATTTCCTTTATCATCCGGGATAAGTGATATATTCTGAACTTTCCCTTCTATGATTCCATATTCCTGAAAACGATAATTGTCTAGTTTGATCAATACTTTTTGCCCTGTCACAACCTTTCCTGAATTCACTGTAGGAACAGACATTCTACCTACTAAACTCTTTTTATTGTCGGGTAATATAGATACAATAGGTTCTGCTGCTTTTACGAATTGATTTTCACCAAAAAACTGTTGGAAGCTGGCAACACCATCCGTAGATGAAATAACAAGGTAATTTTGTTCCCAAAGCTTTACCGCTTTCCTTAATTGTTCGAACAGTTGTAAAGTTTGTGACGAATAAGTGATTTTATCTTTTTCTGTATTGATAACAGTTCCACTTTTTGTTTTGTTTAGATTGGAAATACCTTCATCAGCTTGCGAAATAGAAATATTGAGGTTTTCAAGATTCTGTTGAGCCTGAAGATATTTGATTTTTTCATTCTCAAGTTCCATGGCAGAAATAACTCCCTGATTAAATAGTTCCTGAGATCTTTGAAAGTTCTTTCTGGTAAGATCATATTTGGCTGATTCCAGGCTTTTTTGTTGTTTCAAAGTGGTAATTCTCGCTCTTGCTTCAGATAAACTTTGGTTAGTTGCTAGGTTTTCAGGAGCATAGGGTTGTAATCTTGTAAAAAGATCTTCATCCTGAAATGCTTTTGCAAAACTATTGTATTCACCTTGCACTTCTCCTAGCTTATATCTTGACGTCTGAGCTATAGGAAAAGAACTTAACTGGTTTGGAGATATAGAGTCTATCAGTTGTTTTAATGCAATAACATCCTTGTAGTTGGCTGCTGATAACATGACCATTAAAACTTGATTTTTCTTTACTTCCTGATGATCTTTAATGAATATCTTCTCAACCTTAGAGTTGATTCTTGCCTCTAATTTTTCCGGAGGATTTTGAGACGTTACTATAATAGGAGCGGGTACAAACTCCGGATATTTTATAATGTAACTCATTACAAAAATAAGTAGGATAATTATAAATATCATAGTGTTCCCCCAACGGATCATCCAGCTTGGAGGTTGGGTAAGAATATCCTGTACACTTTCTGAACGGAGTTCAATATTGTCTAAAACTTCTTCTTTCATTGTTTTCTGATACATTTCCACCTCAAATTTAAAAGGGGATTTAATTTAAATTAAGCTTTCAGGTTTGGTTTCTGATGCTGGGATTAATTTCCTAGTTCAAGCTGGTTTCTCACCAATCGATAATATTCACCGCGAAGATCTACCAATTCGGC
The Chryseobacterium tructae genome window above contains:
- a CDS encoding type VI secretion system Vgr family protein, translating into MSLGNIVLKGYSPTILMASAPHTQSFGGDQSVNTSIIADRIIKEALGTNDFDFRVDTQNNSYINYSAQYCETHYNYLARIAEAYGEQFYYDGEVLHFGKLPPNEKSIKLIDGSNVNDVTIELKAVHTKPEYFGYNSSSHTKMLGVDNHIKHLGELSSKAYELNDNIFKTRSLTPTPINANMFRDVDDSQKSARGSKAVDVFTVSGETTVPFLYIGCVADLAMRKPDSNQTSHFTTLMITEVNHEVDARGYYTGSFEAIAEGTGFMPKPNFEIPKAEPQVATVISNVDPLNQGRIQVQFDWQLNDTTSFIRMMSPDAGGTDAISQNRGFVAIPEIGDQVMVGFEYHNPDFPFAMGGMFHGNVALGGGVNNHLKSIQTRSGIRILMNDAEGSVNIIDPSGNTYFMDGQGNISVTAPKNMTFNAGENISMIAGMNITSNAGMNISETAGVNHSSFAGGMMIQNAVADYSLMASNIMEIAQGERKSKAKNVTDQSNKKQVVSDEKNELHTKGNFENNSGEKSKMH
- a CDS encoding helix-turn-helix domain-containing protein; this translates as MLLSDEGKELLKSVITETIKAELKKLLEEKNIYEILQENPSNKSKQGAIKDQFLTRKETSALLKVSLVTLSNWQRSQTLIPHKIGKRVLYKKEDVETAMLKQNSNPKI
- a CDS encoding phage integrase SAM-like domain-containing protein, whose amino-acid sequence is MASIKFSCIKKGNPSSLNIRFYHGRNIDCNAQSHILINPNDWSEKMQKFKPNTDISIKNHINPLIENLKKEILMRFNIDYSKGDIINSKWLSKVIENLYKRPEGIEDHRIFFAPFIENFAKESEKRVNTKTGKVISPRTIQKYNTIKNQIEDFEQVKKTRLKITDINLEFHRQFTSYLKTDKKYSNTLIEKNISTIKGFIKEAKEQNLETNHEAESKKFTFRRDEPIDTYLSVSEIDLIYNLDLSKNERLDNVRDLFIIGVWTGLRISDLKRINSFLFNKNSIVISETQKTGAVIEIPIHQQVRKILTKRNNQLPHIISEQKFNEYIKEVNKEAEINEMTLGNIKNPNTNRKEKGYYPKFKLISSHTARRSFATNHYGKLPDNTIMAITGHKSHSQFMKYIKTTQKEHIEQVAKYWEQQDELKNSLPIFKKI
- a CDS encoding HlyD family secretion protein, yielding MKEEVLDNIELRSESVQDILTQPPSWMIRWGNTMIFIIILLIFVMSYIIKYPEFVPAPIIVTSQNPPEKLEARINSKVEKIFIKDHQEVKKNQVLMVMLSAANYKDVIALKQLIDSISPNQLSSFPIAQTSRYKLGEVQGEYNSFAKAFQDEDLFTRLQPYAPENLATNQSLSEARARITTLKQQKSLESAKYDLTRKNFQRSQELFNQGVISAMELENEKIKYLQAQQNLENLNISISQADEGISNLNKTKSGTVINTEKDKITYSSQTLQLFEQLRKAVKLWEQNYLVISSTDGVASFQQFFGENQFVKAAEPIVSILPDNKKSLVGRMSVPTVNSGKVVTGQKVLIKLDNYRFQEYGIIEGKVQNISLIPDDKGNYYVDVVLPKGLKTSYNKNLKFDKELRGNAEIVTQDLRLIERFFYQIRKLLGYQT